From the genome of Marixanthomonas ophiurae, one region includes:
- a CDS encoding TraG family conjugative transposon ATPase yields MNKINLSAYQPIVDIQDNIVFANNGNVILCYKGNLPEIYSLSEKDFEDMHGAWFQALKSLPVGTVVHKQDIYLKKSYTSEQLPNSTFLEKATHEHFKGRGDIEHSCYLFFILTKNKALNNPKYVNPFRKVSKGIVQELDDNIKSFVNSVSDSVSFINNSRKMDFVSLKAEEIQQLTSAYFNGFNEGYDTDILLDKKSVNIGENHFDALAINSELCFGESVQSSKTNEKFTSDDFVFHQGFIDGLGLTLNENHIVNQILYLDDKQKWRKLLDKKIEELNKSSNFGSQNKVVLGKIQHILDQINADDNARIIRGHLNIVYWAKEAKELDKITSKIKTEFKELDIIPYYPRGEERKNYILNSYCCFSSNFSNNDLYVTDLKHALCLFINNTNYKSDNTGIIFNDREHNIPVLKDVWDEKKKRIKARNFAIFAPTGEGKSFLANNILRQYFEGGVRLVIIDLGGSYTKFAKLYPEKYTVLRYESGKNLGINPFYISDTNDLTPERLEDLSVFLFELFASDLKVTKAQSVSVKKILRHYYDSTSENHSLDGFYSFIERNQKDLLDTLKIHPDYFNVASFLHVMSEYVGDGLYSFLFEVSEDQTYKIEDKRLIVFELDEVKDNKEILSVMLKLIKSAIQRTIWKNRAEKGIILFDEFAKQLKFENVLESVEFYYQAIRKQNGAIGIILQSINQLPNNSTSASILENTQVIYSLNNEKGYDELVKRLNLSSHDLNQLKSIKNNLSGPRKYTEMFIKIGKESNIFRLEVPKEVFAAYLTDGTENDRIMRIYERTNDMEKAIKEFVNPKNEIQ; encoded by the coding sequence ATGAACAAGATTAACCTTTCGGCATATCAACCTATTGTAGATATTCAAGACAATATCGTATTTGCCAATAATGGCAATGTTATTCTGTGCTACAAAGGTAATCTACCAGAAATCTATTCCTTATCCGAAAAGGATTTTGAAGATATGCACGGTGCTTGGTTTCAGGCATTAAAGTCATTGCCAGTTGGTACTGTAGTTCATAAACAGGATATCTATCTCAAGAAATCATATACTTCAGAACAACTTCCGAATTCTACCTTTCTGGAAAAGGCTACCCACGAACATTTTAAAGGTCGTGGGGATATCGAGCATAGCTGCTATTTGTTCTTCATCTTGACCAAAAATAAGGCACTCAACAATCCGAAATACGTCAATCCCTTCAGAAAAGTTTCAAAAGGAATCGTACAGGAACTGGATGATAACATAAAGAGTTTCGTAAACTCAGTAAGTGATTCGGTTTCCTTTATCAACAATAGCAGAAAGATGGATTTTGTTTCGCTTAAAGCTGAAGAAATACAACAACTAACAAGTGCCTACTTCAATGGCTTTAATGAAGGTTATGATACTGACATTTTACTGGACAAAAAAAGTGTCAATATTGGCGAAAACCATTTTGATGCCCTGGCCATCAACAGCGAACTGTGCTTTGGCGAAAGTGTACAAAGTAGCAAAACCAATGAGAAATTCACTTCTGACGATTTTGTGTTTCATCAAGGGTTTATTGATGGCTTAGGGCTTACGCTAAACGAAAACCACATTGTCAATCAAATCCTTTATTTAGATGACAAACAAAAGTGGCGCAAGCTACTTGATAAGAAGATTGAGGAACTCAACAAAAGTTCCAACTTCGGTTCGCAGAATAAAGTGGTTCTTGGCAAAATCCAGCACATTCTTGACCAAATCAATGCCGATGATAATGCACGAATCATCCGTGGTCATCTCAATATCGTGTATTGGGCAAAGGAAGCCAAAGAGCTCGACAAAATAACTTCAAAAATAAAGACTGAATTTAAGGAATTGGATATCATACCATACTATCCAAGAGGCGAAGAACGTAAGAATTACATCCTAAATAGCTACTGCTGTTTCTCTTCTAACTTCTCAAATAATGATTTGTACGTAACCGATTTAAAACACGCGCTTTGCCTGTTCATCAATAACACTAATTACAAAAGCGATAACACCGGAATTATCTTTAATGACCGCGAGCACAACATTCCTGTTCTGAAAGATGTTTGGGATGAAAAGAAGAAACGCATCAAGGCACGAAACTTTGCCATTTTCGCGCCAACTGGCGAAGGGAAATCCTTTTTAGCCAATAATATTCTACGTCAATACTTTGAAGGTGGTGTTCGTCTGGTCATTATCGACCTCGGTGGATCCTACACCAAGTTTGCCAAACTCTATCCTGAAAAGTATACGGTGCTTCGTTATGAAAGTGGAAAGAACTTAGGCATCAATCCTTTTTACATAAGTGATACCAATGACCTTACACCGGAACGATTGGAAGACTTATCCGTTTTCCTGTTCGAACTGTTTGCTTCAGACTTGAAAGTTACGAAAGCACAATCGGTATCGGTTAAAAAGATATTGCGCCATTATTACGATAGCACTTCCGAAAATCACTCGTTGGATGGTTTTTACAGCTTTATAGAAAGGAATCAGAAGGATCTTCTGGACACCTTAAAAATCCATCCCGACTACTTCAATGTTGCGAGCTTTTTGCACGTAATGTCAGAGTATGTCGGCGATGGTCTATACAGTTTCCTTTTTGAAGTCAGCGAAGACCAGACTTACAAAATCGAAGACAAACGCTTGATTGTTTTTGAACTGGATGAAGTTAAGGACAATAAGGAAATCCTTTCCGTAATGCTCAAGCTCATCAAGTCTGCCATCCAGAGAACCATTTGGAAAAATAGAGCTGAAAAAGGTATTATCCTTTTTGATGAGTTTGCCAAGCAGCTAAAGTTCGAAAACGTACTGGAAAGTGTCGAGTTTTATTATCAGGCCATCCGGAAACAGAATGGTGCCATCGGTATAATTCTGCAATCCATCAATCAGCTTCCGAACAATTCCACCTCGGCAAGCATACTGGAAAACACACAGGTCATTTATAGTCTGAATAATGAAAAAGGTTATGACGAACTAGTCAAAAGGCTCAACCTATCCAGCCACGACCTGAACCAATTGAAATCTATCAAGAACAATCTTTCCGGTCCACGCAAGTACACCGAAATGTTCATTAAAATCGGAAAGGAAAGCAACATCTTCCGCTTGGAAGTCCCGAAAGAAGTCTTTGCGGCTTATTTGACGGATGGAACAGAAAACGACCGCATAATGCGGATTTATGAAAGGACAAACGATATGGAAAAGGCTATTAAAGAATTTGTTAATCCCAAAAACGAAATACAATGA
- a CDS encoding conjugal transfer protein, protein MLVFATTFLLPLRATCQGMPVYDNTNFISLVKQLLESGKQTAEMIKSVKFLKDAKEAIEKVSSVVQQLRAVEEIAANNQRLINVMQNDLQDILNSPYIKPDEVSRVMESFDAIVQNSLDTVDFIDEVLSSDYLKMSDAERAEILKAKELESKQMVSSITMKTKRYRDIISFRKMQDKVNNRETNY, encoded by the coding sequence ATGCTGGTATTCGCAACCACATTTTTATTGCCATTGCGCGCCACGTGCCAAGGAATGCCAGTTTACGACAACACCAACTTTATAAGTTTGGTAAAACAACTATTGGAATCTGGAAAACAGACAGCAGAAATGATAAAGTCTGTGAAATTCCTAAAAGATGCAAAAGAAGCCATCGAGAAAGTATCAAGCGTTGTGCAACAGCTTAGGGCAGTTGAAGAAATAGCGGCCAACAATCAGCGCCTTATCAACGTAATGCAAAATGATTTACAGGATATTTTGAATTCGCCCTACATCAAACCCGATGAAGTTTCAAGGGTTATGGAATCGTTCGATGCCATAGTTCAAAATTCTTTGGACACGGTGGATTTTATTGATGAAGTCCTTTCCAGCGATTACCTAAAAATGAGTGATGCCGAACGTGCTGAAATTCTAAAGGCGAAAGAACTGGAATCCAAACAAATGGTTTCCAGCATCACTATGAAAACAAAACGCTATCGTGACATTATTTCTTTTAGAAAAATGCAGGATAAAGTCAATAATCGAGAAACCAATTACTAA
- a CDS encoding conjugal transfer protein TraK: MKTPYKNIYNVLKLNRFIVLAVVVCALLSSTFSVWMVFNTNQKALNSAFAINTDGSIIPLKLVTQKENFRVEALAHLDLFHNYFYNIDASNYERNLEKALWLGNSSVDNLYRQKKADGVYNRLLQYSLVQKVLSIDSRISENDGSYGFTTITIFEINRGSIIDTYELVSTGNLIMVDRNFPNNPHGLLITNYFENTLKKISDES, translated from the coding sequence ATGAAAACACCATATAAGAATATTTACAATGTCCTAAAGCTGAATCGATTTATCGTTTTGGCAGTTGTTGTCTGCGCCTTACTATCCAGCACATTTTCGGTTTGGATGGTATTCAATACCAATCAAAAAGCCCTGAATAGTGCCTTTGCAATCAATACCGATGGTAGTATCATTCCGCTGAAGCTCGTGACCCAAAAGGAAAATTTTCGGGTTGAAGCTTTGGCACATTTGGATCTGTTCCACAACTACTTCTATAATATCGATGCCAGTAATTACGAACGCAACTTGGAAAAGGCGTTGTGGTTGGGCAATAGTTCCGTGGACAATCTCTACCGCCAGAAAAAAGCCGATGGTGTTTACAACAGATTGCTTCAGTATTCCTTGGTTCAAAAAGTATTGAGCATCGATTCAAGAATATCTGAAAATGATGGTTCGTATGGATTTACAACGATAACCATTTTTGAAATCAATAGAGGTTCAATCATCGACACTTACGAATTGGTTTCCACCGGAAACTTGATTATGGTTGACCGAAACTTCCCGAACAACCCACACGGATTATTGATTACAAACTATTTCGAAAACACCTTAAAGAAAATATCAGATGAAAGTTGA
- the traM gene encoding conjugative transposon protein TraM, protein MKVEKNKIVFAAVLAVIFIFLISYSVMVMGDDENETENLKQTLVPDLEEDQKEYDSKLDAINDLKKVRENNAPSIYDEKLIDSLGFYDPDLPEREKERIVDSIYEAGKIQYSEQRYQNLGQKRTVRKVVSTVDSAEEKREQKIQAKELGLEHQLFFAASPQPNEISIIGNTDETIYVVVDGDQVVKANTRLRMRLTKTATINGKLMPKNTPVFGFISFQPNRALIEIEKIKHHPTKLKAFDLSDGSEGIYVQNNFRAEATTEVLDDIIGDINIPTVPQVGGVTKVLRRSNRNVKVTVLNNYRLILKPKL, encoded by the coding sequence ATGAAAGTAGAAAAGAATAAAATAGTATTTGCAGCGGTATTGGCTGTAATCTTCATATTCCTGATTTCCTATTCCGTAATGGTAATGGGCGATGATGAAAATGAGACTGAAAACCTTAAACAGACTTTAGTGCCAGATTTGGAAGAGGACCAAAAAGAGTACGATTCTAAATTGGATGCGATTAACGACTTAAAAAAAGTGCGTGAAAACAATGCACCCAGCATCTATGATGAAAAGCTGATTGATTCCTTGGGGTTTTACGACCCAGATTTACCGGAACGAGAAAAAGAACGTATCGTAGATAGTATCTATGAGGCAGGCAAAATTCAGTATTCAGAACAGCGATACCAAAACTTGGGGCAGAAAAGAACTGTTCGCAAAGTGGTATCAACGGTCGATTCTGCTGAAGAAAAGCGGGAACAAAAAATTCAAGCGAAAGAATTGGGCTTGGAACATCAATTGTTTTTTGCTGCTTCCCCCCAACCCAATGAAATTTCAATCATAGGGAATACAGATGAAACTATTTACGTAGTTGTGGATGGCGACCAAGTTGTAAAAGCGAATACCAGATTGCGAATGCGACTGACCAAAACTGCTACAATCAATGGTAAGCTGATGCCCAAGAATACACCTGTATTCGGATTTATCAGTTTTCAGCCCAATCGTGCGCTCATTGAAATTGAAAAAATAAAGCACCATCCCACAAAACTCAAAGCTTTTGATTTATCTGATGGTAGTGAAGGCATCTACGTACAGAACAATTTTAGAGCAGAAGCTACTACTGAAGTGTTGGATGATATTATTGGCGACATCAACATACCTACCGTTCCGCAAGTAGGTGGCGTAACAAAGGTGCTCAGGCGTAGTAACCGCAATGTAAAAGTTACTGTACTGAACAATTACAGATTAATTCTAAAACCTAAATTATGA
- a CDS encoding DUF4138 domain-containing protein, which translates to MKKYIIISALIIVSAFAKAQEQSIPLDTIYANDTKNVALFFPEPIRQGITGSDNFVFTYNREKEQYFGLLQAKPGKESNLLVVNRNGSIFSYIVRYKKQLSKLNYFILLSSSIGNEKPIVKDSVLVESSEELVDNSTYYYQKFCSYLLNRKQRIARIKKRNEGIILTVENIVFDKDELYFVIEIENNSTLDYDLNFLNLSIETRQKGKRKSLQRLYKEPIYKHNLPSKIKENEMARFVYVLPKFSLSDDRRAILELNEKDGERNIEMKLSHRYINNPN; encoded by the coding sequence ATGAAAAAGTATATTATTATTTCCGCGCTTATTATTGTTTCCGCTTTCGCGAAAGCACAAGAGCAATCAATACCACTTGATACAATCTATGCCAACGACACCAAGAACGTTGCGCTATTCTTCCCAGAACCCATACGACAAGGCATAACGGGTTCGGACAATTTTGTATTTACTTATAACCGTGAAAAAGAACAGTATTTCGGACTTCTTCAAGCAAAGCCTGGGAAGGAAAGTAATTTGCTGGTAGTCAACAGAAATGGTTCAATTTTTTCGTATATTGTAAGGTATAAAAAACAGCTTTCTAAGCTCAATTATTTCATTCTGCTATCAAGTAGTATCGGTAATGAAAAGCCGATTGTAAAGGATTCGGTTCTTGTTGAATCTTCTGAAGAGCTTGTAGATAACAGCACCTATTATTACCAAAAATTCTGCTCATATCTTCTCAATAGAAAACAGCGCATAGCGCGCATCAAGAAACGAAACGAAGGTATTATCTTGACTGTAGAGAATATTGTTTTTGATAAGGATGAGCTCTATTTCGTTATCGAGATTGAAAATAATTCTACGTTGGATTACGATTTGAATTTCTTGAACCTTTCGATTGAAACTCGGCAAAAAGGGAAAAGGAAATCGTTGCAACGACTCTATAAAGAACCGATATATAAACATAATCTGCCGTCTAAGATTAAGGAAAATGAAATGGCTCGATTCGTTTATGTGTTGCCCAAATTTTCATTATCCGATGACCGTAGGGCAATTTTGGAATTGAATGAAAAGGATGGCGAACGGAACATAGAAATGAAACTATCGCATAGATATATTAATAACCCAAATTAA
- a CDS encoding RNA-binding domain-containing protein — MTETNRIEYKRELSDGLEKEVIAFLNYREGGIIYIGIDKEGNTYGLADADGDQLKIKDRLKNNIRPSALGLFDIVSEEREGKNILKIIVASGPEKPYHLKKYGMSEKGCFIRLGSAAEPMPQKMIDELFAKRTRNSISKIKAGRQDLSFSQLKIYYEESGHTLGKAFAKNLELLTEDGAFNYAGYLLADKNNTSIKVAKYSGKTRTDLIESNEYGHECLVKATKQVIDKIAVENRTNTKITAKERQQANLWNPIALREAIINAFVHNDYTNEITPKFEIFADRIEITSAGGLPEGLSKQEFFEGFSVPRNKELMRIFKDLELVEQLGSGIPRILEHYGKESFGFSDNFLRMTFTAKETAVEEGGVMGGQKGGVIGGAIGGVIDTTEALTKRQKEVLKLIAANPSITYNEIAEALGINESAVGKHITAIKNKGFLTRQGDTRGYWEINLDKN, encoded by the coding sequence ATGACCGAAACAAACCGCATAGAATACAAACGAGAACTGTCCGATGGACTTGAAAAAGAGGTCATTGCTTTTTTAAACTATCGTGAAGGCGGCATTATTTATATTGGTATTGATAAGGAAGGGAATACTTACGGTCTGGCTGATGCGGATGGCGACCAATTAAAAATTAAAGACAGGTTAAAGAACAATATCCGTCCTTCAGCTTTGGGTTTGTTTGATATTGTAAGCGAGGAAAGAGAAGGCAAGAATATCTTGAAAATCATTGTGGCGAGCGGTCCAGAAAAACCTTATCATCTCAAAAAATACGGGATGAGCGAAAAGGGTTGTTTTATCCGCTTAGGGTCAGCAGCTGAACCGATGCCACAAAAAATGATTGACGAGCTCTTTGCTAAGCGCACCCGAAATTCCATCAGCAAAATTAAAGCGGGTCGTCAAGATTTAAGCTTTAGCCAGTTGAAAATCTACTACGAGGAATCGGGTCACACCCTTGGTAAAGCTTTTGCAAAGAACTTGGAACTATTGACTGAAGATGGTGCATTCAATTATGCTGGCTATCTTTTGGCAGATAAGAACAATACTTCTATTAAAGTAGCCAAGTATTCGGGCAAAACCCGAACAGACTTGATAGAAAGCAACGAATATGGTCACGAATGCTTGGTCAAAGCCACCAAGCAAGTGATTGATAAAATTGCGGTTGAAAACAGAACCAACACAAAAATAACCGCCAAAGAAAGACAACAAGCCAACCTTTGGAATCCCATTGCCTTGCGAGAGGCCATCATTAATGCTTTTGTACATAATGATTATACCAATGAAATTACCCCAAAGTTTGAAATATTTGCGGATAGAATTGAAATCACATCGGCAGGCGGTCTTCCGGAAGGATTGAGCAAACAGGAATTTTTCGAGGGCTTTTCAGTTCCACGGAATAAAGAACTGATGCGGATTTTTAAGGATTTGGAACTTGTGGAACAGTTGGGTTCTGGCATCCCTCGTATTTTGGAACACTATGGCAAAGAGAGTTTTGGCTTTTCGGACAACTTCCTTAGAATGACTTTTACCGCTAAAGAAACTGCTGTTGAAGAAGGTGGTGTAATGGGTGGTCAAAAAGGTGGTGTAATAGGTGGTGCAATAGGTGGTGTAATTGATACGACTGAAGCTCTAACTAAAAGACAAAAAGAAGTTCTTAAACTTATTGCTGCTAATCCTTCCATAACTTATAACGAAATAGCTGAAGCTTTGGGTATTAATGAATCTGCTGTTGGTAAGCATATTACAGCTATCAAAAATAAAGGATTTTTAACGCGTCAAGGCGATACAAGAGGTTATTGGGAAATCAATCTCGATAAGAACTGA
- a CDS encoding nuclease-related domain-containing protein, whose translation MTPSERYVANLCQKSFLPFWNFPNPVGKKNKELCDVLVVCGNYILIISVKDIRMSNHSDENVRYERWVKKAIEDSAKQIYGAERFLKTADEVYAKNRANKISLPPKDERIIFRIAIAFGSDNTVPLPYGDFSQGFVHVFDEESTSILLSELDTITDFTKYLTDKVQFLKGKYFSMPKESDFLAFYIQTALDVDEKVDSIVSDGGLWDSYIESKEYAEWQNLLPQSYIWDYMIAQLHNYHITKETTDEYRNELEEAIRVINQESRINRIELGGILDNAIQRKSSARMLRPLKDANHCYVFMPLTSKNWEGKEKELELRCIVARMENPSVEKVIGIGFGNNGNGQDVYDICAHYIPEMSEEFIASAKEVQNELGYFKKPTISHSKTYRKEDFKGFGL comes from the coding sequence ATGACACCTTCAGAACGCTATGTTGCCAATTTGTGCCAAAAATCTTTCCTTCCCTTTTGGAACTTTCCAAATCCTGTAGGTAAAAAGAATAAAGAGTTATGTGATGTTTTGGTTGTTTGCGGTAATTATATTTTAATCATTTCCGTAAAGGATATTAGAATGTCAAACCACTCTGATGAAAATGTTAGATATGAGCGTTGGGTAAAAAAAGCTATTGAAGATTCTGCAAAACAAATTTATGGTGCTGAACGCTTTCTTAAAACTGCGGATGAAGTTTATGCCAAAAACAGAGCGAACAAAATATCCCTACCACCAAAAGACGAAAGGATAATATTTAGAATTGCGATTGCTTTTGGAAGCGACAACACAGTCCCTTTACCTTATGGTGATTTTAGTCAAGGCTTTGTTCACGTTTTTGATGAGGAATCGACATCAATACTGTTGAGCGAACTTGACACCATTACAGATTTCACAAAGTATCTTACGGACAAAGTGCAGTTTCTAAAAGGAAAATATTTCTCTATGCCCAAAGAATCTGATTTTCTTGCTTTTTATATCCAAACTGCTCTCGATGTAGATGAAAAAGTGGACTCGATAGTATCTGACGGTGGGCTGTGGGATTCTTACATAGAGTCTAAAGAATATGCAGAATGGCAAAATCTCTTACCTCAAAGCTATATTTGGGATTATATGATTGCACAATTACATAATTACCATATTACCAAAGAAACTACTGATGAATACAGAAATGAGTTAGAGGAAGCCATAAGAGTTATCAATCAAGAATCTCGTATAAATAGAATAGAATTAGGTGGTATTTTGGATAATGCTATTCAAAGAAAGTCGAGTGCCAGAATGCTAAGACCTCTGAAAGACGCTAATCATTGTTACGTATTTATGCCCTTAACTTCCAAGAATTGGGAAGGCAAAGAAAAAGAGTTAGAGCTTAGATGCATTGTCGCCAGAATGGAAAATCCAAGTGTTGAGAAAGTTATAGGTATTGGTTTTGGGAATAATGGCAATGGACAAGATGTTTATGATATTTGCGCTCACTATATTCCGGAAATGAGTGAAGAATTCATAGCAAGTGCCAAGGAAGTTCAAAACGAATTAGGTTATTTTAAAAAACCAACTATCTCACATAGTAAGACTTACAGGAAAGAAGATTTCAAAGGATTTGGACTTTAA
- a CDS encoding ATP-dependent nuclease — protein MYVSQLEVINYRNFKNFTVKLKPVTQIIGENNIGKSNFLDSLGLIFSQEVSFFKRRMLEVSDFNYETILKLKKEILDTSIEPKDISYPKITIKATLKDWNLKQEAVITDWMSNSEFTEATLTYTFAPISSFDTIEEITLQRQFLKDYENELGSEEFNKIPESEILNLINFPISKYYYRIHGGNQNESVANAYHLNQLKFELLDALRDAKSELSASRNNGLLFRVLNANEETEYQDLKKQLVGLQRAIEGNVAISGIKTRISEQLDKISLSTETSNNVVDLIFSLPNVSDLLRKLSLIYNDNPIKIERNGTGRNNLLFISLMLSFIEDPERMQSTFFRIVGLEEPEAHLHANLQNHLASNLEGLIKKEDGTYRKDIQLILTSHSNHITTKIDFENTVVLHYKNGIVQPHYILEGFGTTAEEKRQVNYLKKYLDSENVNLFYSRRLALVEGISEKLLFPIFYKIQTGETIDQSATAVVNVNGLAFKNFIQIIVNGFHTRCLVLTDSDIGTQTEHRAQELKDKYDAVDEVDVQISELSTFEKDLIDCNKSGNGKKILCKVVQLVRPNSGKKYVEELGTSDIDVEGYFALIEGYKSEFALQLSLSLTEDHSGFTLPKYIEDGIKFLDPLM, from the coding sequence ATGTATGTATCACAACTTGAAGTAATAAATTATAGGAATTTTAAAAACTTTACTGTAAAACTAAAACCAGTAACGCAAATTATTGGTGAAAATAACATCGGAAAATCCAATTTTTTAGACTCTTTAGGCTTAATATTCAGCCAAGAAGTGTCTTTTTTCAAAAGGCGTATGTTAGAGGTCTCAGACTTTAATTACGAGACTATTCTGAAGCTTAAAAAAGAAATTCTTGATACTTCTATAGAGCCAAAGGATATTTCCTATCCAAAAATTACAATAAAAGCAACTCTTAAGGATTGGAATCTAAAACAAGAAGCTGTTATAACTGACTGGATGAGTAATTCTGAATTTACAGAAGCTACTCTTACCTATACGTTTGCACCAATATCATCTTTTGATACAATTGAAGAAATAACCCTGCAAAGGCAGTTTCTTAAGGACTACGAAAATGAATTAGGGTCTGAGGAATTTAATAAAATACCCGAAAGCGAAATTCTGAATCTAATAAATTTTCCCATTTCAAAGTACTATTACCGTATTCACGGTGGAAATCAAAATGAGAGCGTAGCGAATGCCTATCACTTAAACCAACTTAAGTTTGAGCTATTGGATGCACTCAGAGATGCCAAATCAGAACTTTCCGCAAGTAGGAATAACGGATTACTTTTTAGAGTGCTTAATGCAAATGAAGAAACCGAATATCAAGACTTAAAAAAACAGTTAGTAGGTCTTCAACGAGCAATTGAAGGTAATGTAGCTATTTCAGGAATAAAGACTCGGATTTCAGAGCAACTTGATAAAATTTCATTGAGTACCGAAACATCCAATAATGTAGTAGACCTTATATTCTCTCTACCAAATGTATCGGACTTATTAAGGAAACTGAGCCTAATTTACAACGATAACCCCATAAAAATCGAACGTAATGGAACTGGGCGAAACAACCTTCTTTTTATTTCGTTAATGCTCTCTTTCATAGAAGATCCAGAGCGAATGCAGTCCACTTTCTTCAGAATTGTCGGACTTGAAGAACCAGAAGCGCATCTTCACGCAAATCTTCAGAATCATTTAGCCTCTAATCTTGAAGGGCTTATAAAAAAAGAGGACGGTACTTACAGAAAAGATATACAGCTCATTCTAACTTCACATTCTAACCATATTACTACCAAAATTGATTTTGAAAATACTGTGGTGCTTCATTATAAAAACGGCATCGTACAACCTCATTATATATTGGAAGGTTTTGGAACAACTGCCGAAGAAAAAAGACAAGTAAACTATCTCAAAAAATATCTTGATAGTGAGAATGTCAATTTGTTTTATTCAAGAAGATTGGCATTGGTAGAAGGGATTTCTGAAAAACTTCTATTTCCTATATTCTATAAAATCCAAACTGGCGAAACTATTGACCAATCTGCAACTGCTGTGGTTAATGTTAATGGACTTGCCTTCAAAAATTTTATACAAATAATCGTAAACGGTTTTCATACAAGGTGCTTAGTTTTAACTGATAGCGATATTGGAACACAAACAGAGCATAGGGCTCAAGAACTTAAAGACAAATATGATGCTGTAGATGAAGTTGATGTTCAAATTTCTGAATTATCTACGTTTGAAAAAGATTTAATTGACTGCAATAAATCTGGAAATGGTAAAAAAATCTTGTGTAAAGTTGTTCAACTGGTACGGCCTAACTCTGGGAAAAAATATGTAGAAGAATTAGGCACAAGTGATATTGATGTCGAAGGATATTTTGCTTTAATTGAAGGCTATAAAAGCGAATTTGCTTTGCAACTCTCACTATCGCTGACAGAAGACCATAGCGGTTTTACATTACCAAAATACATTGAAGATGGTATTAAATTTTTAGACCCTTTGATGTAA